Proteins from a genomic interval of Undibacterium parvum:
- a CDS encoding undecaprenyl-diphosphate phosphatase, which yields MDILLAAKIIIMGIVEGLTEFLPISSTGHLILAGSLLNLTDEKMKVFEIVIQAGAIFAVCWEYRQKIASVIGGLGSDPKERKFALNLIVAFLPAAVLGVLFSKKIKAVLFAPVPVALAFILGGLVILWVERKHKGVDEHDTSHARVHSVDDMTMLDALKIGAAQAFALIPGTSRSGATIIGGMLFGLSRKAATEFSFFLAIPTLLGATVYSLYKAREELSVADIPMFGLGTIAAFISAFFCVRWLLRYIATHNFNAFAWYRIAFGIMILITAYTGTIVWAD from the coding sequence ATGGATATTCTTCTCGCCGCAAAAATTATCATCATGGGCATCGTTGAGGGCCTGACTGAATTTTTACCTATTTCGTCCACCGGACATTTGATATTGGCCGGTAGCTTGCTCAATCTCACCGACGAAAAAATGAAGGTGTTTGAAATCGTGATACAGGCCGGTGCGATCTTTGCCGTGTGTTGGGAATATCGCCAGAAAATCGCCTCAGTGATAGGCGGTCTGGGCAGCGATCCTAAGGAGCGTAAATTTGCCTTGAATCTCATCGTCGCGTTTTTACCGGCGGCAGTGTTGGGGGTCTTGTTTAGCAAAAAAATTAAAGCGGTATTGTTCGCACCCGTTCCGGTGGCACTGGCCTTCATCCTCGGTGGTCTGGTGATACTTTGGGTAGAGCGCAAGCACAAGGGTGTGGATGAACACGATACCAGCCATGCGCGTGTGCATAGCGTCGATGACATGACGATGTTAGATGCCCTCAAAATCGGTGCGGCGCAAGCCTTTGCCCTGATCCCCGGCACTAGCCGTTCTGGCGCAACGATTATCGGCGGCATGTTGTTTGGTCTGTCACGCAAGGCGGCCACTGAATTTTCATTCTTCCTGGCGATCCCAACTTTGCTGGGCGCTACCGTGTATTCGCTGTACAAGGCGCGTGAAGAGTTGTCGGTTGCGGATATCCCTATGTTTGGTCTGGGTACCATCGCGGCGTTTATCTCGGCATTTTTCTGCGTACGCTGGTTATTGCGCTATATCGCTACTCATAATTTCAATGCCTTTGCCTGGTATCGTATCGCCTTCGGCATCATGATCCTGATCACGGCTTACACCGGCACTATCGTTTGGGCCGACTAA
- the recQ gene encoding DNA helicase RecQ: MTEPAQQTSEQTQALHLLQTVFGYPAFRSQQGQIVDHVVNGGDALVLMPTGGGKSLCYQIPAMIRKGVGIVVSPLIALMQDQVDALEEVGVRAAFLNSTQSFEESQRVERLLRTGEIDLVYIAPERLMTARCLDMLEASPIALFAIDEAHCVSQWGHDFRPEYIKLSVLHERFPSVPRIALTATADQQTRDEIIRCLQLETALQFVSSFDRPNIRYQIVEKANGRKQLLDFINAQHSGDAGIVYCLSRKKVEETAEFLNENGINSLPYHAGMEMTVRSRNQARFLREDGIVMCATIAFGMGIDKPDVRFVAHLDLPKSIEGYYQETGRAGRDGASANAWMAYGLQDVVQQRRMIDESEANEIYKRVQGVKLDAMLSLCETLNCRRMQLLAYFGQTSQPCGNCDTCLIPPTSFDGSVAAQKILSTVYRVDQRFAAGHVIDVLRGIDTERVQQWRHNQLSTFGVGSDKSEAEWRALLRQLIALGLVAVDYENYSSLKLTEQSRAVLRGETKIQLRQYKKAEKATKHKRQSAKDFAETDLSASEQAIFEKLRWWRITTAKAHNVAAFIIFADATLREIAKTKPRSLDDLRGVTGVGAKKLESYGAEIVALIDEMS, encoded by the coding sequence ATGACAGAACCAGCGCAGCAAACTAGCGAGCAAACTCAGGCACTGCATTTATTGCAGACGGTATTTGGCTATCCGGCCTTTCGTTCGCAGCAAGGGCAGATCGTCGACCATGTCGTCAATGGCGGCGATGCGCTAGTGCTGATGCCTACCGGCGGCGGTAAATCGCTGTGTTACCAGATCCCGGCGATGATACGCAAAGGCGTAGGCATCGTAGTTTCGCCGCTAATCGCCTTGATGCAGGATCAGGTCGATGCGCTGGAAGAGGTCGGAGTGCGCGCCGCATTTCTGAACTCTACCCAGAGTTTTGAAGAGTCGCAGCGGGTCGAACGGCTGCTGCGTACTGGCGAAATCGATCTGGTATATATCGCGCCGGAGCGCCTGATGACAGCGCGCTGCCTCGATATGTTAGAAGCTAGCCCTATCGCCCTGTTTGCGATTGATGAGGCGCATTGCGTTTCGCAATGGGGCCATGATTTCCGCCCTGAATACATCAAGCTCTCGGTGCTGCACGAACGCTTCCCTAGCGTGCCGCGCATCGCATTGACAGCCACCGCCGATCAGCAAACCCGCGACGAGATTATCCGCTGCCTGCAACTAGAAACGGCGCTGCAATTCGTCTCTTCGTTTGATAGACCTAACATCCGTTACCAGATCGTCGAAAAGGCCAATGGCCGCAAGCAATTGCTCGATTTTATCAATGCACAGCATAGCGGCGACGCCGGTATCGTGTATTGCCTGTCGCGCAAAAAGGTAGAAGAAACTGCCGAATTCTTAAATGAAAACGGCATCAATTCCCTGCCCTACCATGCCGGTATGGAGATGACAGTACGCAGCCGTAACCAAGCCAGATTCTTGCGTGAAGACGGCATCGTGATGTGTGCCACGATTGCCTTTGGCATGGGCATCGATAAGCCCGACGTGCGCTTTGTTGCGCATCTGGATTTACCAAAAAGTATAGAAGGCTATTATCAGGAAACCGGACGCGCCGGCCGCGACGGTGCTAGCGCCAATGCCTGGATGGCCTACGGTTTGCAAGACGTGGTGCAACAACGTCGCATGATCGATGAATCGGAAGCGAATGAGATTTACAAGCGGGTGCAGGGCGTTAAGCTCGATGCCATGCTCAGCCTGTGCGAAACGCTCAATTGCCGACGCATGCAATTGCTGGCGTATTTCGGCCAGACCTCACAGCCTTGCGGCAATTGCGATACCTGCTTAATTCCGCCGACCTCGTTTGACGGCAGTGTGGCGGCGCAAAAAATTCTCTCTACCGTGTACCGCGTCGATCAACGCTTTGCGGCTGGTCATGTGATCGACGTTTTGCGCGGTATCGATACCGAACGCGTGCAGCAATGGCGGCATAATCAACTCTCGACCTTTGGCGTTGGCTCAGACAAAAGCGAAGCCGAATGGCGCGCCCTGCTGCGCCAGTTAATCGCGCTCGGTTTAGTCGCGGTCGATTATGAAAACTATAGCTCGCTCAAACTCACCGAGCAATCGCGTGCGGTACTGCGCGGCGAAACCAAGATACAGCTGCGCCAATACAAAAAAGCTGAAAAAGCCACCAAGCATAAACGCCAGTCGGCCAAAGACTTTGCCGAGACTGATCTCTCGGCCAGCGAACAAGCGATTTTCGAGAAGCTACGCTGGTGGCGCATCACCACCGCCAAGGCGCACAATGTCGCCGCCTTCATCATCTTCGCCGACGCCACCTTGCGCGAAATCGCCAAGACCAAGCCACGCTCGCTAGACGATTTGCGCGGCGTCACCGGGGTCGGTGCCAAGAAGCTGGAAAGCTATGGTGCCGAGATTGTGGCCTTGATAGATGAAATGAGTTAG
- a CDS encoding PEP-CTERM sorting domain-containing protein: MKQQLALCDIRSSIGNGTFLFASKLTCSLLNAKRKTMKNFVYIIAISLTLFGNASADALYTSGGFTLATQGVQPKSYVHTDSSEGVDTLFSLSQKSTLNSIVFGSSLDATAFEPSNWSVKPSISIFSMSWEFKASASSLGSPASVTPGNYFNYVKFAVDNVVLDAGSYRIFWAHGASEMPFYATQGESIHYSNPAYQYTLDNTSLAFQVQGVSAVPEPQNSAMWLAGLGLLAGLARYRRISAGISRM, from the coding sequence ATGAAGCAGCAATTAGCGCTGTGTGATATTCGCAGCAGTATTGGAAACGGCACTTTCCTATTCGCATCAAAACTCACTTGCAGCTTACTTAACGCAAAAAGGAAAACAATGAAAAATTTCGTCTACATCATAGCGATTAGCCTTACATTATTTGGCAATGCCAGCGCTGACGCACTGTATACTTCAGGCGGTTTCACGCTTGCGACTCAAGGAGTGCAACCCAAGTCATACGTACATACCGATAGTTCAGAGGGAGTAGATACACTTTTTTCACTTTCGCAAAAAAGTACACTCAACAGTATTGTTTTTGGAAGCTCACTCGATGCGACTGCGTTCGAACCTTCGAATTGGTCAGTTAAGCCAAGCATCAGTATTTTTTCGATGTCATGGGAATTTAAAGCCTCTGCCTCCAGCTTAGGATCACCTGCAAGCGTTACACCAGGCAATTATTTCAACTACGTTAAATTCGCTGTGGACAATGTTGTTCTGGATGCCGGAAGTTATAGAATTTTTTGGGCTCATGGCGCATCAGAAATGCCGTTTTATGCCACGCAAGGCGAGTCAATTCATTACTCCAATCCGGCCTACCAATACACTTTAGATAATACCTCCTTAGCCTTCCAGGTACAGGGGGTATCCGCAGTACCAGAACCACAAAATTCCGCCATGTGGCTAGCTGGCTTAGGACTACTAGCGGGACTGGCACGCTATCGCAGAATAAGCGCAGGCATATCAAGAATGTAA
- a CDS encoding extracellular catalytic domain type 2 short-chain-length polyhydroxyalkanoate depolymerase, whose translation MKLFRPAIFLSLVIASTSMAQANSKVSPNLPAFGASSKATSVSGLSSGAFMAVQYQVAFSSSVVGAGVVAGGPYYCAAGSLLNAAVCMGLVPFVPPNPAGMLVAAQGFALAGQIDPLSDLQNDRIYVFSGTKDTVVYQQAVDATVAFFKDLGVPQANLLYVNNMPSGHALITPAFGNACDANAAPYISHCSVKHKAYDQPGAMLTHIYGAMQPPAKKRSGSLISFNQSEFSDASTGMAADAYAYVPQNCKQGDACRVHVAFHGCLQSAAVVQDDFYGKSSYNDWADTNSIIVLYPQVNASTIPYNPKGCWDWFGYTGPNYALQSGSQLKAVRAMVQRLTAPLTKVVASQ comes from the coding sequence ATGAAATTGTTTCGCCCCGCAATTTTTCTCTCCCTCGTTATTGCTAGCACTTCAATGGCGCAAGCCAATAGCAAAGTATCGCCAAACCTGCCGGCTTTTGGTGCTAGCAGTAAGGCCACGTCGGTCTCCGGTTTGTCGTCCGGGGCATTTATGGCAGTGCAATATCAAGTCGCTTTTTCCAGCTCGGTGGTGGGCGCTGGTGTGGTGGCGGGCGGGCCTTATTATTGCGCGGCGGGCAGTCTGCTCAATGCCGCGGTGTGTATGGGCTTAGTGCCGTTTGTACCGCCAAATCCAGCTGGCATGCTGGTGGCAGCGCAGGGTTTTGCTTTGGCCGGTCAGATTGATCCTTTGAGTGACTTGCAAAATGATCGTATCTACGTCTTTAGCGGCACTAAGGATACGGTGGTGTATCAGCAAGCGGTCGATGCGACTGTGGCTTTTTTCAAGGATCTGGGCGTGCCTCAGGCCAATTTACTGTATGTGAATAATATGCCTTCCGGGCATGCCCTGATTACGCCTGCCTTTGGTAATGCTTGCGATGCCAATGCTGCGCCTTACATCAGTCACTGCAGCGTCAAACATAAGGCTTACGATCAACCCGGTGCCATGTTGACGCATATTTACGGAGCCATGCAGCCACCGGCAAAAAAACGTAGCGGTAGCTTGATCAGCTTTAATCAAAGTGAGTTTTCGGACGCCTCTACCGGCATGGCTGCGGACGCCTATGCTTACGTACCGCAAAATTGCAAGCAAGGCGATGCTTGCCGGGTGCATGTGGCTTTCCATGGCTGCTTGCAGTCTGCCGCGGTGGTGCAGGATGATTTCTATGGCAAGAGCAGCTATAACGACTGGGCCGACACGAATAGCATCATCGTGCTGTATCCGCAGGTGAACGCCAGCACGATTCCGTATAACCCTAAAGGCTGCTGGGACTGGTTTGGTTACACCGGGCCAAATTATGCCTTGCAGTCTGGTTCGCAATTGAAGGCAGTGCGCGCCATGGTGCAACGCTTGACAGCACCGTTGACTAAGGTTGTGGCGAGTCAGTAG
- a CDS encoding DEAD/DEAH box helicase produces the protein MPDLIGHFHPRMTLRTLGRGDGLFGMTKSGVFGPRGGNVSVVQIDWLYRVSLDDTELLWQTPAPSVLLNRRPSSSQIILDKQGVPVTLLRDLGAEADALDKVWELDLHPLPLKALQWRSEAAASHYSHPGQLWSLLQEDFFADFWADQLPQLQALGWSIVIAPGFAHESVMVEAWHLIIDESSGEVIGKEAASPMQGRPTTITRLGLPAREGSWLLSLGIEIEGQSIDLVPLLANLLQRDSRWLNAKKLAEIDDMAMIRLRAPGGKRIDAQAAPLKAIVRHMLDLLGDERRQHSPLPISGWDSQRLEALRLSLLESQAQRAGPHGGWQLQGEAGLRSLTQRLHHIGEVAAVAAPAGLGITLRPYQLHGVAWLQYLRQQHLAGILADDMGLGKTAQALAHLLLEKQAGRLDRPALIVLPTSLIFNWQAEAQRMAPDLRVLSLQGPQRASYFAEMQQADIVLTTYPLIWRDLEILEQQQFHLLILDEAQTVKNAASRSADAVRRIRARHRLCITGTPLENNLGELWTQFDFLMPGFLGDARSFTRLWRKPIEVNGETVRAQLLAKRIRPFILRRRKEDVATELPPKTKVIKRLQLQGQQRDLYESVRVAADEQVRKVLTRKGFSGAQITILDALLKLRQVCCDPHLLKGAQTPATMERAKLEMLSDMLPSLVAEGRRMLIFSQFTEMLSLIAEQLDELALPYLSLTGKTPVAQRGQLVASFQDKQVPILLISLKAGGVGLNLTAADTVIHMDPWWNPAVEEQATARAHRIGQEQAVFVYKLVVQGSIEERILELQARKAALAEGVLGSDAALAPKFDTADLQALLAPLSI, from the coding sequence ATGCCCGATCTGATTGGCCATTTCCATCCCAGAATGACACTGCGTACCTTGGGGCGCGGCGATGGTTTATTCGGCATGACCAAGAGCGGCGTATTCGGCCCACGGGGCGGCAACGTCAGCGTGGTGCAGATAGACTGGCTATACCGCGTCAGTCTGGATGACACAGAACTACTCTGGCAAACGCCCGCCCCTAGCGTCTTACTCAATCGCCGCCCTAGTTCCAGCCAGATCATTCTCGATAAGCAGGGCGTGCCTGTGACCCTGTTGCGCGATTTGGGTGCCGAGGCCGATGCGCTCGATAAGGTTTGGGAACTTGATCTGCACCCGCTGCCGCTAAAGGCCTTGCAATGGCGCAGCGAGGCCGCCGCCAGTCACTACAGTCATCCCGGGCAGCTTTGGAGTTTGCTGCAAGAAGATTTTTTTGCCGATTTCTGGGCTGATCAGTTGCCGCAATTGCAGGCGCTGGGCTGGTCTATCGTGATTGCACCGGGCTTTGCGCATGAGAGCGTCATGGTCGAAGCCTGGCACTTGATCATCGATGAAAGCAGCGGCGAAGTCATCGGCAAGGAAGCGGCCTCGCCTATGCAGGGCCGCCCGACTACGATCACCCGCCTGGGCTTACCGGCACGCGAAGGCTCGTGGCTGCTCAGTTTAGGAATAGAAATCGAGGGTCAGAGTATCGATCTGGTGCCGCTATTGGCGAATTTATTGCAAAGAGATAGCCGCTGGCTCAATGCCAAAAAGCTGGCCGAAATCGACGATATGGCCATGATACGGCTGCGCGCTCCGGGCGGCAAACGCATCGATGCGCAGGCGGCACCACTCAAAGCCATCGTCAGGCATATGCTCGATCTGCTCGGTGATGAGCGGCGCCAGCATAGTCCTCTTCCTATCTCTGGTTGGGATAGCCAGCGCCTGGAAGCCTTGCGCCTGAGTCTGTTAGAAAGCCAAGCACAGCGTGCCGGCCCGCACGGCGGCTGGCAACTGCAAGGCGAAGCGGGTTTGCGCAGCCTGACCCAACGCCTGCACCACATAGGCGAAGTCGCAGCAGTCGCTGCACCGGCAGGCTTGGGGATTACTTTAAGACCGTATCAACTACACGGCGTGGCGTGGCTACAATATTTGCGCCAGCAGCATCTGGCCGGCATCCTTGCCGACGATATGGGGTTGGGCAAAACCGCACAGGCGCTGGCCCATCTGTTACTGGAAAAACAGGCCGGGCGACTCGATAGGCCGGCACTAATCGTGTTGCCGACTTCTTTGATTTTTAACTGGCAGGCCGAAGCGCAACGCATGGCACCGGATTTACGTGTACTGAGTCTGCAAGGGCCGCAACGCGCTAGCTATTTTGCTGAAATGCAGCAAGCCGATATTGTGCTGACCACCTATCCCCTGATCTGGCGCGATCTGGAAATTTTAGAGCAACAGCAGTTTCATCTCTTGATACTCGATGAAGCCCAGACCGTCAAAAATGCCGCCAGTCGCAGCGCCGATGCGGTGCGCCGTATCCGCGCCCGACATAGACTGTGTATCACCGGCACCCCGCTGGAAAACAATTTGGGCGAACTGTGGACTCAGTTTGATTTTTTAATGCCAGGCTTTCTCGGTGATGCGCGCAGCTTTACCCGCTTGTGGCGCAAACCCATAGAAGTCAATGGCGAGACTGTGCGCGCGCAACTGCTAGCAAAAAGAATACGGCCATTTATCCTGCGCCGTCGTAAGGAAGATGTCGCCACCGAATTGCCACCCAAAACCAAAGTCATCAAGCGCCTGCAACTACAAGGCCAACAACGCGACCTGTATGAAAGCGTGCGCGTGGCGGCCGACGAACAAGTGCGCAAGGTATTAACGCGCAAGGGTTTTTCCGGCGCGCAGATTACGATACTCGATGCACTGTTAAAACTGCGCCAGGTCTGCTGCGATCCACATCTACTCAAAGGCGCGCAAACGCCTGCCACGATGGAGCGCGCCAAGCTAGAAATGCTGAGCGATATGCTGCCCAGTCTGGTGGCGGAAGGCCGACGCATGCTGATCTTTTCGCAGTTCACTGAGATGTTGAGCTTGATCGCCGAACAGTTGGACGAATTGGCACTGCCGTATTTATCACTGACCGGCAAGACCCCGGTCGCACAACGCGGCCAGCTGGTCGCTAGTTTTCAGGATAAGCAAGTACCGATCTTGCTGATTAGCCTCAAAGCCGGTGGTGTGGGTCTGAATCTGACCGCAGCCGACACGGTGATCCACATGGACCCGTGGTGGAATCCGGCGGTCGAAGAGCAAGCCACTGCGCGCGCCCATCGCATAGGGCAGGAGCAGGCAGTGTTTGTCTACAAACTGGTGGTGCAAGGCAGTATAGAAGAGCGCATCCTCGAACTGCAGGCACGCAAGGCAGCGTTGGCAGAAGGTGTGCTGGGCAGCGATGCGGCGCTGGCACCGAAATTCGACACCGCCGATCTGCAGGCTTTGTTGGCACCACTGAGTATTTGA
- a CDS encoding sensor domain-containing diguanylate cyclase — protein MNASGTPVNHRHAIESSLDGYLHVSHTGHLIDVNAAYCRLSGYSHDELIGMHISALAENPELARQHTELIISLGSYRFETSHRRKDGSCWSAEASATYSEVNDGEMFGFLRDISERKRLESLLVQTERHFALLVAATPVGVFETNASGACIFVNHQWSEMTGLSQEEASGNGWIAALHPDDREPLANAWSAAVTEGLPFRQEYRFIDKQGKITWVLGQSQKLLSSEGKTLGYIGSTTDISDSKLLAAQIHEMAFLDALTQLPNRRYLHDRLRLAIALSKRKSSYGALMFMDLDNFKPVNDEWGHEAGDQLLVEAAQRIKACLREVDTVARFGGDEFVVIVSELDNNLEHATDQAKVVAEKIRQSLSLPFHLRSSLEDLAASDSQHQASASIGVVMFINEGDTQNDILKWADHAMYQAKKAGGNTIVFHT, from the coding sequence CGCGATAGAATCTTCGCTCGATGGCTACCTACACGTTTCGCATACGGGGCACCTCATCGACGTTAACGCCGCCTATTGCCGGCTCTCGGGCTACTCACACGATGAACTGATAGGCATGCATATCTCGGCATTGGCGGAAAATCCCGAGCTTGCCAGGCAACATACTGAACTCATCATCAGCCTTGGTAGTTACCGTTTTGAAACCAGCCATAGACGCAAAGATGGCAGCTGCTGGAGCGCGGAGGCATCAGCCACCTATTCCGAGGTTAATGACGGTGAAATGTTTGGTTTTTTGCGCGACATTAGCGAGCGTAAGCGACTCGAATCCTTGCTGGTCCAAACCGAGAGACACTTCGCGCTGCTGGTGGCGGCAACACCGGTCGGGGTATTTGAAACCAACGCCAGCGGCGCCTGTATTTTTGTCAATCATCAGTGGTCAGAAATGACCGGCCTATCGCAAGAAGAAGCGAGCGGCAATGGCTGGATCGCGGCGCTACATCCAGACGACCGCGAACCGCTGGCAAACGCGTGGAGCGCGGCCGTCACCGAGGGTCTGCCATTTCGCCAGGAATACCGTTTTATCGACAAGCAAGGCAAAATCACCTGGGTTCTCGGGCAATCTCAAAAGTTACTCTCCTCAGAGGGTAAAACCCTGGGCTACATAGGCAGCACGACCGACATCAGTGACAGTAAGCTGTTGGCGGCACAAATCCATGAGATGGCCTTTCTCGATGCACTCACCCAACTGCCCAACCGGCGCTACCTGCATGACCGCCTGCGTCTGGCGATTGCCTTAAGCAAGCGCAAGAGTAGTTACGGGGCGCTGATGTTTATGGATCTGGATAACTTCAAACCCGTCAACGATGAATGGGGACATGAAGCGGGCGATCAACTCTTGGTGGAAGCGGCGCAGCGGATTAAAGCTTGCTTACGCGAAGTCGATACCGTGGCACGTTTTGGTGGCGATGAATTTGTCGTGATTGTCAGTGAGTTAGATAATAATTTGGAACACGCCACTGACCAGGCCAAGGTGGTGGCGGAAAAAATACGTCAGAGTTTAAGCCTGCCGTTTCATCTGCGTTCTAGTCTAGAAGATCTAGCCGCTAGCGACTCGCAGCATCAAGCTTCGGCCAGTATAGGCGTGGTGATGTTTATCAATGAGGGCGACACCCAAAACGACATCCTGAAATGGGCCGACCACGCCATGTATCAAGCCAAAAAGGCGGGCGGCAACACCATCGTATTTCATACTTAG